The window TCACGGCGAAGACCATGATCAGCAGAATGCCCAGCCAGAAGTGCGGAATGGAAATCCCCGATAACGCAATAACGTTGGCCCCGTAATCCACGGCGGTGCCTTTACGCACCGCCGAGATAATCCCCGTGGGGATGCCGATCAACAGCGCGATCAGCAGGGCCAGCACCGCCAGCTCCAGGGTCACTGGCAACTTGGACGCCAGCAGCGTGGTCACCGGTTGTTCGGTGCGCAGCGAAGTGCCGAAGTCGCCGGTCAGCACGTTGCCGACCCAGTTCAGGTACTGCAGGGGGATCGGGTCGTTGAGCCGATACTTGTCGCGCAGGTATTCCATCACCGCCGGGTCGCGCTCTTCGCCCGCCATGGCCAGCACCGGGTCGCCCGGCAGGAGTTTCTGCAGGGTGAAGACGAAGAGCGAAACCAGGATCAGTGTCGGGATCGCACTGAGCAGGCGTCGCAGGATAAACATCAGCATGCCGGACCCTCGAAAGTGCGCCAGTCAATCATGGCTTGAACGCGACGTTATTCAGGCGGATCAGACCATCCGGGTTCGGCACGAAGCCGGTCACGTTGTTACGCATGGCAATGATGCGCGGATCGAAATACAGGTACGCAGTCGGCACCTCATCAGCCAGCAAACGCAGGGCTTCGTTGTACAGGGCCTGACGCTGGGCCACGTCGTTGACGGTGCGGGCCTTGTTCAGCAGCTCGTCGAGTTTGGCGTTGCAGTATTTGCCGTCGTTCTGGCCACCTTTGCAGGTCACGAACTGGTGGATATCGCCATCTGGATCAGGACGGCCCGACCAGGCGCTCATGCCGATCTGGAAGTTGCCACTCTGCTGTTCGCTGAGCAGGGTGGCGTATTCCGTGGCAACCAGATTGACCTTGAAACCGGCTTCTTCGGCCATGGCCTGGATGATCTGCCCGACTTGCTGCGCGATAGGGTTGTTGGCGACTTTCAGGTCCACAGCCAGTGGCAGCTTCACGCCCGCTTCAGCCAGCAAGGCCTTGCTCTTGGCTATGTCGCGGGTCGGGATCGGCAGGTCCTTGTCGTAGTACGGGCTGTTTTTCGGGAACGGCTGGGCGCTCGGCGCATACAAGCCTTCGAACACCACCTGGTTGATCGCATCGCGGTCGATGGACAGCTCGAATGCCTTGCGCACACGCTTGTCTTTGCCCATCGGCGAGTTGGCTTTTTCGCCGTTGTTGATGTTGAACATCAGCTGCATGTAACCCAGCCCCGGCGTGTTGTAGACCGCCAGCTTGCTGTCCGCCTTGGCGGTTTTCACGTCGGTGGGGGCAACTCGTTCGATGATGTCCAGGTCGCCGGAACGCAGGTTGGCCAGACGCACCGAGGTATCCGGAATCGGCAGGAAAATCACTTTGTCGAAGTGATAAGCCTGCTTGTTCCAGTAGTTGTCGAAGCGCTCCAGCACGATGCGATCCTGCTGCACCCGCTGGACGAATTTGTAAGGGCCGGAACACACCGGTTTGGAGGCGAATTCTCCCTGGGCAGCCTTCGGCGCCAGCATCATCCCGGCGCGGTCCGAGAGCTGCGAGACCAGGGTGGCGTCCGCTTGCTTGAGTTTGATGGCAACGGTTTTCGCGTCGACCACTTCAACGCTGTCCACCGAGGCCAGCTCGCTCTTGCGCAGGGAGTCGGGCAGGGTGCGAGCGCGGTCCAGGTTGAACTTCACCGATGCGGCGTCGAAGGCTTCGCCGTCGTGGTAAGTCACGCCTTCGCGCAGGGTCATGGTCAGGGTCTTGCCGTCTTCGCTCCAGTTCCAGGCAGTGGCCAGTTGCGGTGCGTAGGTCAGGTCCGGGTTTACATCCACCAGTTTGTCGCACAGGGCGGTGTAGACCAGACGGCCCGAATAGGTGCGCGAACGATGCGGGTCGAGCACATCAGGATCGTCCTGAATACCGATGCGCAGGGTGGATTCGGCAAAGGCGGCGTTGGCGGCCAGCAATAACAAGGTTCCTGTCATGACGCGTGCGATTTTCATGGCTGGCTCTCCACTGCAAGGGATTGATGGTTCTTGAACAGATTCAGGCGCTGGGTGTAGGCAGCGCTGGGTGTCGGCAAAATCAGAGTGCCTGCGCCCGCATTGGCGATTTCACGCCAGAAGTGGCACGCCACCTGACGCTCGGCCTCGACGGTTTCCATCACCGGCACCACTTCTTTGCACAGCGCGCGGGCATGCGGGCAGCGGGTATGGAAGCGGCAACCCGATGGCGGGCGGCTCGGGCTCGGCATGTCGCCGCCCAGCAGCGGGCGCGGCTGGCGCAGGTCCGGGTGGCTGACCGGCACAGCGGCCATCAGCGCCTGGGTGTAAGGGTGCAGAGGGTTTTCGAACAGCCCGTTGACCGGCGCCAGCTCGACGATTTCCCCGAGGTACATCACGGCGACCCGGTCACTCATGTGGCGAATCACCGCCAGACCGTGGGCGACGATCACCAGCGTCAGACCAAACTGATGCTTGAGGTCTTCCAGCAGGTTGACCACTTGCGCCTGCACTGAAACGTCCAGTGCCGACACCGGCTCGTCACCGAGAATCAGGCGCGGATCAGACGCCAAGGCCCGGGCAATACCGATGCGCTGGCGTTGACCACCGGAGAATTCATGGGGATGACGACCGCCGTGTTCCGGGGCCAGGCCCACGGTGCGCAGCAGCTCGGCGACTTTGGCCTGGCGGTCGCTGCGGCTGGCATCGCTGTGCAGCCAGATGGGCTCGCCGACGATGGACTCCACCGTCATGCGCGGATTGAGCGAGGCAAACGGATCCTGAAAGATAATCTGCAAGTCGCGACGCACCTGGCGTAGTTTTTCCGGCGGCAGATTGGCCAGGTTGCGGCCTTCATAAATCACGTCACCCGCCGTGGGTTTGAGCAGGTTCAGCAATAGACGGCCGAGGGTGGACTTACCCGAACCGGACTCGCCCACCAGTGCCAGGGTTTCCCCTTTGCGCACCGAAAGGTTGACCTGATTGACCGCCTGCACTGGCGGCTTCTTGCGCTGGAACAGGCCGCTTTCCACCCCGAAGTGTTTGCTCAGGGCGATGCCTTCGAGGATGAATTTCTGGCTCGCGCCGTCGACGATGGGTTTTTCAGAAGTACTGCTCACGCGCTGACTCCCACATGCTGTTCCAGAGGCGCACGAATGCACGCGGCGAAATGACCAGGGGACAGCTCAACCAGCGGCGGACGATCCTCGCGGCAGGCCTGAATCACAAACGGGCAGCGCCCGGCGAAACGGCAACCGGTAGGCATTTCTGCGGGTGTCGGGACGCGGCCATTGATGGTTGCCAGGCGACCTTCGCGCGGGCCAATCGACGGCATCGAACCCATCAGGCCGATGGTGTACGGATGCTGAGGGTCATCGAACAGGGTTTTCACCGGGCCGCTTTCAACCACGCGCCCGGCGTACATCACCATCACGTCGTCGGCGACTTCGGCGACCACGCCCAGATCGTGAGTAATCAGAATCATGGCCGTGCCGGTTTCAGCCTGCAGGTTGGCGATCAGCGAGAGGATTTGCGCCTGAATGGTCACGTCCAGCGCCGTGGTGGGTTCGTCGGCGATGATCAGCGCCGGGTCGTTGGCCAGCGCCATGGCGATCATGGCTCGTTGGCGCATGCCGCCGGACAGTTCATGGGGGTAGGCGTCCAGGCGTTGGGCGGCGTCCGGCACGCGGACTTTTTCCAGCATTTGCAGGGCGCGTTGACGGGCGTCTTTGGCGGATAAGCCCTGGTGGCGGATCACGCTTTCGGCGATCTGTTCACCAATGGTGAATACCGGGTTCAGCGAGGTCATGGGCTCTTGGAAAATCATCGCCATACGATTGCCCCGTACATCCAGCAAGCGCTCGGCAGACATACCCAACAACGCTTCATCGAGCAGGCCGGAGGCGCTGGCGGCGACTTTCGCGGTCTCGGGCAGCAGGCCCATCAGCGACATGGACGTGACGCTTTTGCCGCAGCCGGATTCACCGACGATGGCCAGGGTCTTGCCGCGTTTGACCGAGAACGAGACGCCGTCCACGACATTGGCGGGCGCGCCTGCAAAGCACACGGTCAAGTCGCTGACACTCAATACGGTGTCGGTGGCCTGGGCAGTGGCGCTCATAAACTTGCCTCCAGATCTTGATTGATGACGTTGTCCAGCGCCTGTTGCAGCGCGCGTAAATGGCCACGCATGGCCGCTGCGGCCTTGACCGGATCACGGCTTTCGATAGCGCCGACGATGTCGTCGTGATCGTGGCTGTAGGTGTCGAGACGATCAGCGTTGCGAGCCCGCTGACGCAGGTCGCGCCAGGCCGGATCGAGACGGATCGCGTCGAGCATTTCAAAGATGTCCAGCATCAGCCGGTTGCCTGCGGCTTCGGCGATGCCGCGATGCAGGGCGCTGTCCCACAGCTCGATGCCTTCGGCGTCGGGATGTTCGGCGGACTGCTGGCGCGTGGTGCGCTCGGCCAGGCGACGCAGAATCGCCATCTGCTCACCGTTGGCCCGCACTGCCGCCAGGGAGGCCAGCGCCGGTTCCAGATGCAGGCGGGCTTCCATGACCTCACTGAAATTGGTCCGCCCGGAAAGCCTGGCGAAACTCATGGCCGCGCTGGGTGGAGTCGGGCCGACAAAAGTGCCTTTGCCTTGTCGCCGCCAGATCTGCCCCTCGGCTTCCAGCACCGACAGCGCCCGCCGAATCGCCCGGCGGCTGACGCCGAAATCGGCAGCCAGATCCCGCTCGGTCGGCAACGCCCGCTGCGGGAACGCCGCATGCTGGGCCACCATCTGCCGCAGTGCATCCAGCGCCAGCTTCGAAGAGTTATCAATGGTTGTGTCAGGGTCGAACCTTTGCATCGTGGTCACTCGCAGCAGACCAAAAAAGACGTCCCGATCCGCCCGCAGGCAGGCATTCGGTACATAAGGGCTGGTGCAAGAGCGATGCCAATGGAAATTGGTTCACGCCGCTGTGGTGAGTTATGGCGCTGTTATGCCCAGCAGTCGCCGCTCCCTGGGCCAATTGGTAAAGGTTCGCGGGTCTGGTTCAGGCGATGAGAGGTCATTGGTTCAGGGGCGAGTGAACCAATTGAAGCCTTGGCCCGTAGATGGAGATTTTTTGGGGCGCGGGTGCGTTGTGTTGGGGCGTAGCGAGGCTCAAGGTCTGACCTTGCCCTCGTGGGAGCGAATTCATTCGCGAAGGCAATGCCACGGCCGATGAAGATGTATCGGATGTACCGACCTCTTCGCGAATGAATTCGCTCCCACCAGTCAATCGCATTTCAGTTCAGGTGGCTGGTGTTTTTTCCAGGGCTACCACCCCCGCCCCGAATTCACCCAGAAATTCACCGACAGCGATGTGGTCACCGATTCCACCTGGTGGAACCAGCCCTCCGGCAAAAACAGCAAATCCCCGGCCTGCAGAACAATGCGCATAAAGGTCACGTCCTTCGCGGCGGGGAAGCGTTGGTAGTCGGGGGCGTCGGGGTTGAAGTCGCAGCCGTCCAGACCGCCTTTGGGAGAGGTGGACCAGGTGCCGAGCGCAGGGCGGTGGTGCGGGGCGGCGAGGATGAAGGATTTCTGGCCCCATACCTGGGCGAAGAGGTTGTCGGTGTCATCGCGGTGCAGCGGGGTCAGGGTGCCCTTGGGGCCGATCCAGATGCGTGGCGCGACATACAGCGAGCGCTCGAAGTAAGGCGGGTAGTCGATCTGCGCCAATAGCTGCGCAGGCAGGATGTTGTTGCCCATGTACGCCGGAGGCTGGCCGTCGGTGCTTTTGCTGGCGGGCTTTTCCAGGGAGGCGATGAAGTCGGCCATGGACGTCGAGCGGAAGTCGCGATCGGTGGAGAAGGTTTTCTTCACGTAATCGCCATGGCGGGTGATGCCTTGCAGTTCGGCGAAATGGCTTAAGGACTGCTCGCGGCTCATGTTGAACAGCGGCCAGTCCTGCAGGGCATCGCTGATCACCAGCGGAATGCCTTCGAGCAGGTAGTGATTGCGAAACTCACTGACTGTCACCTCGCTGCGTGGCCGCCGCTCCACGCTGCGCTGGGTGGGCAGGCTGGCCGACACCTGTTCGCTCAGGCGTGGCGGCGTGGGGTAGCGCTGGTTCATGTCGACCTTGGCGGGCTTGTCATTGCCGCGCCGGGCGCTGTCGATGATCTGCGGCAGCAGCGTCGCCAGGCCCATGTTGCCTAGGATTTTCAGGCGACCGCTGGCGAACAGCTCTTCTACATTGGCTGCGCCGCTCATGATGCCGAGGAAGTCGTTCGTGCTGACTTCGATGGTCACGTCCGGCTGCGCATGGCGGCCGCTTTCGGTCACGGTGCTGGCCTGCACATCGGACCAGATCGCCTGCTCGGTGCCGAAGATGAACTGGAAAACACCTTCGATACCCACAGAACCGGCATTGACGAACAGCTTGGACAGAACGGGCTGCAGATCCACGGCGGGACACTCTTGTTAGGGCGGGGTTGAAGGGGGAACGAATTCGCATGGATGGAATTTATGGCCGTGGGACCGGCTTCAGCCGGGAAGGCTGCAGTACTGATGATGCGGATATGTTGAATGTACGTGCCTCTTCCCGGCTAAAGCCGGTCCCACGGGTTAATTTTCCCTGCACCCCATCCGTTTTCTGAGGACTGGTCGAGCCTGCGGCTCCCAACCTTCTCATGACGGACGCTTCCCGATGAATGCACAAGACGCCTTGAAACTCGCCCGCCGTTTTATCGAGTTGCCGCTGCAAAAGCGTCAGCTGTTTATCAAGGGCTTGCGGCAGGAAGGGGTCGAGTTTGCGGTATTCCCGATTCCTCAGGGAGTGGCCGCCGAGGATCGCGATGCGCTGTCCTACGCTCAGCAACGCATGTGGTTTCTCTGGCAGCTCGACCCGCACAGCGCTGCCTATAACTTGCCGGGCGCCGTGCGGCTGCGGGGCGATCTGGATGACACTGCCGTCGAGGGGGCGTTCGCCAGCCTGATCGAGCGCCACGAAACCCTGCGCACGGTGTTCGAACGGCGCAGCGATGACAGCCTGCACCAGGTGCCCTGCGAGGTGCCACTGGTCATCGGCCGCGAGGATTTGAGCCCCTTGCCTGAGGACGAGCGCGAAGCCCGGGCCAAAGACGAGGCCAAACGGCAGGCGGCTGAACCTTTCGATCTGGGGCGCGGGCCGTTGCTGCGGGTCAAGCTGCTCAAGCTGGCGCCGGACGAACATGTGCTGTTGCTGACCCTGCACCACATCGTGTCCGACGGCTGGTCGATGAATGTGCTGATCGACGAGTTCACGGGTTTCTACGATGCCCATCAGCAGGGCCGTCCGGCGCAGTTGCCACCGCTGGCGATTCAGTACAGCGACTACGCCTTGTGGCAGCGCCGCTGGCTGGAGGCAGGGGAGCAGGCCCGGCAGCTGGAGTACTGGCAGGCGCAATTGGGTGATGAGCATCCGCCGCTTGAGTTGCCGCTGGATCATCCACGGCCCGCGGTCTCCAGCTATCGCGGTGTGCGTCACGAGTTTGCGGTTGACGATCAATTAGTCGAACAACTGCGAGGTTTGGCCCAGCGCCACAACATCACCTTGTTCATGCTCTTGCTCGGCGCGTTCAATGTGCTGCTGTATCGCTACACCGGCCAGGGCGACATTCGCGTCGGTGTGCCGATCGCCAACCGCAATCGCAGCGAGGTCGAAGGGCTGATCGGTTTCTTCGTCAACACTCAAGTGCTGCGCACCCGGCTCGATGGGCAGAGCCGCGTCAGTGATGTGTTGCACGCGATCAAACAGGCCGCGCTGGGAGCCCAGGCCCATCAGGATCTGCCCTTCGAGCGGCTGGTCGAAGCCCTCAAACTGGAACGCAGCCTGAGCCATACGCCGCTGTTTCAGGTGATGTACAACCATCAGCCGCACGTGGCCGATATCAGCTCGATCAAGACCGCTTCCGGGCTCAGCCTTGAGTTGGTGGCAAATCAGGGTCGCAGCACCCAGTTCGATCTGACCCTGGATACCTGGGAGAAAACCGGCAAGCTCCAAGCCGCGCTGACTTACGCCAGCGACCTGTTCGAGCCCACAACCATTCAGCGCATGGCCCGCCACTGGACCCACCTGCTGCAAGCGATCGTCCGCGACCCGCAGCAATGCGTCGGCGAGCTGTCGATGCTCGATGCCAGCGAATATCAGACCCTGATCCATGACTGGAACGACAACGCTCTCGACTACCCGAGCAGCCAATGCATTCATGAACTGATCGCCGAGCAGGTCGCCACGCGGCCGCACGAACTGGCGCTGATTGATGGCGAGCAACAACTGAGCTACCAGCAACTGGATACCCGGGCCAACCAGTTGGCGCACAAGCTGATCGAGCTGGGCGTGGGCCCGGAAGTGCGGGTTGGCGTGGCCATGGCCCGCAGCAGCGAGCTGATCATCGCGCTGCTGGCGGTGCTCAAGGCCGGGGGCGCTTATGTGCCGCTGGACCCGCAATACCCCGCCGAGCGTGTGGCCCACATGCTCGAAGACAGCCAGGCTTTGGTGCTGCTGACCGAGACCGAGGTGCTGCCCGCTTTGCCTGCCACCCAGGCCACCGTGGTGCTGCTCGACCACGCGAGTTGGCTGTCGAGCTATCCCGGCACGGCGCCACAACAACAGGTGTCGGCGCAGAATCTGGCTTATGTGATCTACACCTCCGGCTCCACCGGCAAGCCCAAGGGTGTGGCGATTGCCCATCGCAACGTCGCCGCCCTGATTCAGTGGTCACAGCAGGTTTACTGCCGCGAGGATCTGCACGGCGTACTCGCCTCGACCTCCGTTTGCTTCGACCTGTCGGTGTGGGAGATTTTCGTCACCCTGGCCAGTGGCGGCTTCATCATCCTGGCGGATAACGCGTTGGCGTTGCCCGAGTTACCGGCTCGGGACCGGGTGCGCTTGATCAACAGCGTGCCGTCGGCGATTGCCGGTCTGCAGCGGCTGGGGCAGATACCGGCCAGCGTGCGGACCATCAATCTGGCGGGCGAACCCCTTAAGCAGGCGCTGGTGGAAGCGCTGTATCAACTGCCGCATATCGAGCACGTCTACGACCTGTATGGCCCGTCGGAAGACACCACCTATTCCACCTGGACCCGCCGTGCAGCAGGCGGCACGGCGAACATCGGTCGGCCGCTGAGTAATACTCGCAGCTACCTGCTGGACGGCGATTTGCAGCCGGTGCCTGTCGGTGTGCCTGCCGAGTTGTATCTGGCGGGCGAGGGGATCACGCGCGGTTACCTGCTGCGTCCGGGGCTGACCGCCGAGCGCTTTGTGCCTGATCCGTTTTCTACCCGCGGCGAGCGCCTGTATCGCACGGGGGATCTGGCGCGCTACCGAGCCGATGGGGTGATCGAGTACATCGGCCGCATTGATCATCAAATCAAGTTGCGCGGCTTTCGGATTGAGCTGGGGGAAATCGAAGCGCGGCTGCTGCAACACCCTCAGGTCAAAGACGCCGTGGTGCTGGTTCACGAGGGCAAGACCCTGGTGGCTTACGTCGTTCCGCGAGCCGCGGTGGACAATGTTCAAGCCCTCAATCAACAGCTCAAGAGTCATGTGCTGCTGACCCTGCCGGATTACATGACGCCCAGCGTATTCCTGCAACTTGACCAACTGCCGACTACGCCCAACGGCAAGCTGGACCGCAAGGCCTTGCCCGCGCCGGACGCCCGGCAGGCATTGGCTTTCAGTGCGCCGCACAGCCAACGAGAAATCGCCCTGGCCGAGATCTGGCAGCGGCTGTTGGGCATTGAGCAGGTGGGGCTGGACGACAACTTCTTCGAGCTGGGCGGTGACTCCATCGTCTCGATTCAGGTGGTCAGCCGTGCCCGGCAGGCGGGCCTGAGCCTGACGCCTCGCGAACTGTTTCAGTACCAGACTTTGCGTGGTCTGGCCGAGGTCGCCGTCGAGGAACAGACGACCGGGCTCAATCAGGAAATCGTCAGCGGCGAATTACTGCTGACGCCGATTCAGCACTGGTTCTTCCAGCAGCCGATCCCCCAGCGTGAGCAGTGGAATCAGTCGGTGTTGTTGCGTGCCGACGATGCGGTAAACGTAGCGGCACTGACCCAGGCGCTGGACTGGCTGGTGGTGCAGCACGACGCCTTGCGCCTGCGTTTCAACCATGACGGGCAAGTCTGGCAGCAGTGGCATGCTGATCCGTTGCCCGTCGAACTCTGGCAGCGCACCGCTGACTCTGCCGAACAACTGCGCAAGCACTGCAACACAGCGCAGGCCAGCCTGAATATGCAGGACGGGCCGCTGTTGCGCGCGTTGCTGGTGGACATGGCGGACGACAGCCAGCGGCTGTTGCTGGTGGTTCATCACCTGGTGGTGGATGGCGTTTCCTGGCGGGTGCTGCTGGAAGATCTGCAGCAGGCTTATGCGCGACTTCAACGCGGCGAAGCCCTTAGCGTCGAACACAAAACCAGTGCCTATCAGCAGTGGGCGGCACGCTTGGCCGAGTACGCCAACGGCCCTGAACTGCAAAAGGAGCTGGGTTACTGGCAGGGCCAGATTCAGGGAACCTTGCAAGACCTGCCACGGGACAATCCCGAAGGTCGGCAAACCAATGCGCAAGCCAGTCGCATCAGCCTGCGTCTCGATGCACAGTACACCCGGCAGTTGCTGCAACAGGCGCCAACGGCTTATCGCACTCAGGCTAATGACCTGCTGTTGACTGCCCTCAGTCGGGTGATCTGCCGCTGGACCGGGCACGACGCCACGCTGATCCAGCTGGAAGGCCATGGCCGCGAGCAGCTGTTCGACGACATCGACCTGACCCGCACCGTGGGTTGGTTTACCAGCCTGTACCCGCTGCGGTTAGTGCCTGTGGGGGGAGTCGCCGATTCGATCAAGGCGATCAAAGAGCAACTGCGCAGCGTGCCGAACAAAGGCGTGGGCTACGGCGTTCTGCGTTACCTCACTCCGGATAAGCTGCTTGAAACCGGCGCTCAGCCGCGCATCACGTTCAACTATCTGGGGCAGTTCGATCAGCAGTTCGATGCACAGGCGGCGTTTGCTCCTGCCACAGAAGGCAGCGGGGAAGGGCAAAGCCATCAGGCACCGCTGGCGAACTGGTTGAGCATCGAGGGGCAGGTGTTCGGTGGCGAGCTGTTGATGGAGTGGAATTTCAGCCGCGAAGTGTTCCATGCCGCGACCATCCAGCGCTTGGTTGACGCCTACGCCGATGAACTCAAGGCGCTCATCGAGCATTGCTGTGATGGCCAAAACCGTGGCGTCACTCCGGCAGATTTCCCCCTGGCGCGGCTCACGCAACAGCAGCTGGACCAACTGCCGCTGCCTGCCGAGCAGGTCGACGATATCTACCCGCTCTCGCCGATGCAGCAGGGTATGTTGTTTCATTTTCAGTACGCGCCCGGCACTCGGCATTACATCAACCAAATGCGTCTGGACATCAATGGCGTCGACCCCGAACGCTTCCGGCACGCCTGGCAGGCAGCGCTGGATGCCCACCCGATTTTGCGCACGCAATTCCTCTGGCAAGGCGACTTTGGGCAGCCGCTGCAACTGGTGCGCAAGCCGCTCAGCGTGCCGTTCATTGAACATGACCGGCGGACACGCGATGATCTGCCAGCGGCACTGGATGCGCTTGCCGATATTGATCAGCAACCCTTCGATCTGAGCGAGGCACCGCTGCTGCGGTTGCAGATGGTACGCACCGGCGCGACCCGTTATCACCTGATCTATACCCACCACCACATCCTGCTCGATGGCTGGAGCAACACTCAGTTGTTGAGTGAAATAGTGCAGCGTTATCACGGGGTTTTTCAGGCGGGGCAGGCAGCCGGTTATGCCGAGTACATCGGTTGGTTGCAGGCTCAGGACCCGGCCCGCAGCGAGGCTTTCTGGCGGTCGCAACTGGCTGATCTTGCTGAGCCCACGCAGCTGGTGCAAAGCCCGACGGCTGGGGCGGTCGAGCAGCATGCCGATCATTACCATTCGCTGAATACCGAGCAGACCCGCCGTTTGAGCGAGTTTGCCCGGCAACAGAAAGTCACCGTCAACACGCTGCTGCAAGGGGCCTGGTTGCTGTTGTTGCAGCGCTATACCGGGCAAAGCTGCGTGTGTTTTGGTGCCACGGTGTCCGGGCGTCCGGGGCATTTGCGGGGTATCGAGCAGCAATTGGGGCTGTTCATCAACACGCTGCCGGTCATCGCCAGCCCACTGGCCGAGCAGAAGCTGGGCGACTGGCTGCAACAGCTGCAAACCCTGAACCTCAACCTGCGCGAGCATGAACACACGCCGCTGGCAGAGATTCAGCGCTGGGCGCAGCTGGACGGCGGGGCGCTGTTTGACACCTTGCTGGTGTTCGAGAACTACCCGATTTCGGCGGCGCTGGAGCAGGGCGCAGATTCCACGTTGAGCTTCGGTGAAGTGCGCAACAGCGAACAGGCTCACTACCCGCTGACCTTGGCGATTGGCATGGGCGAACAACTGTCGCTGCACTACAGCTATGCCGTCGGGCACTTCGATGAGGCGTTGATCCGCCAGATTGACGGGCACCTGCAGGAGTTGTTGCAGGGCATGATCGAGCAGGCGGATGGATGTCTGGGCAATCTGGGTTTCGCTCAGCAGGCCACGCTTGAGCAATGGAACCCGGCTCGGGTTCGCTACAACGTCGAGCACAGCCTTGCACACAGGATCGAGGCTCAGGTAGAGCGTTCGCCGGATGCCATCGCCCTGAGTTTTGGTGGTGAGCAACTGACCTATG of the Paucimonas lemoignei genome contains:
- the dppA_2 gene encoding extracellular solute-binding protein: MKIARVMTGTLLLLAANAAFAESTLRIGIQDDPDVLDPHRSRTYSGRLVYTALCDKLVDVNPDLTYAPQLATAWNWSEDGKTLTMTLREGVTYHDGEAFDAASVKFNLDRARTLPDSLRKSELASVDSVEVVDAKTVAIKLKQADATLVSQLSDRAGMMLAPKAAQGEFASKPVCSGPYKFVQRVQQDRIVLERFDNYWNKQAYHFDKVIFLPIPDTSVRLANLRSGDLDIIERVAPTDVKTAKADSKLAVYNTPGLGYMQLMFNINNGEKANSPMGKDKRVRKAFELSIDRDAINQVVFEGLYAPSAQPFPKNSPYYDKDLPIPTRDIAKSKALLAEAGVKLPLAVDLKVANNPIAQQVGQIIQAMAEEAGFKVNLVATEYATLLSEQQSGNFQIGMSAWSGRPDPDGDIHQFVTCKGGQNDGKYCNAKLDELLNKARTVNDVAQRQALYNEALRLLADEVPTAYLYFDPRIIAMRNNVTGFVPNPDGLIRLNNVAFKP
- the gsiA_1 gene encoding oligopeptide/dipeptide ABC transporter ATP-binding protein-like protein → MSSTSEKPIVDGASQKFILEGIALSKHFGVESGLFQRKKPPVQAVNQVNLSVRKGETLALVGESGSGKSTLGRLLLNLLKPTAGDVIYEGRNLANLPPEKLRQVRRDLQIIFQDPFASLNPRMTVESIVGEPIWLHSDASRSDRQAKVAELLRTVGLAPEHGGRHPHEFSGGQRQRIGIARALASDPRLILGDEPVSALDVSVQAQVVNLLEDLKHQFGLTLVIVAHGLAVIRHMSDRVAVMYLGEIVELAPVNGLFENPLHPYTQALMAAVPVSHPDLRQPRPLLGGDMPSPSRPPSGCRFHTRCPHARALCKEVVPVMETVEAERQVACHFWREIANAGAGTLILPTPSAAYTQRLNLFKNHQSLAVESQP
- the gsiA_2 gene encoding oligopeptide/dipeptide ABC transporter ATP-binding protein-like protein, with product MSATAQATDTVLSVSDLTVCFAGAPANVVDGVSFSVKRGKTLAIVGESGCGKSVTSMSLMGLLPETAKVAASASGLLDEALLGMSAERLLDVRGNRMAMIFQEPMTSLNPVFTIGEQIAESVIRHQGLSAKDARQRALQMLEKVRVPDAAQRLDAYPHELSGGMRQRAMIAMALANDPALIIADEPTTALDVTIQAQILSLIANLQAETGTAMILITHDLGVVAEVADDVMVMYAGRVVESGPVKTLFDDPQHPYTIGLMGSMPSIGPREGRLATINGRVPTPAEMPTGCRFAGRCPFVIQACREDRPPLVELSPGHFAACIRAPLEQHVGVSA
- the lutR_1 gene encoding transcriptional regulator GntR, translated to MQRFDPDTTIDNSSKLALDALRQMVAQHAAFPQRALPTERDLAADFGVSRRAIRRALSVLEAEGQIWRRQGKGTFVGPTPPSAAMSFARLSGRTNFSEVMEARLHLEPALASLAAVRANGEQMAILRRLAERTTRQQSAEHPDAEGIELWDSALHRGIAEAAGNRLMLDIFEMLDAIRLDPAWRDLRQRARNADRLDTYSHDHDDIVGAIESRDPVKAAAAMRGHLRALQQALDNVINQDLEASL
- a CDS encoding transcription factor jumonji; the protein is MDLQPVLSKLFVNAGSVGIEGVFQFIFGTEQAIWSDVQASTVTESGRHAQPDVTIEVSTNDFLGIMSGAANVEELFASGRLKILGNMGLATLLPQIIDSARRGNDKPAKVDMNQRYPTPPRLSEQVSASLPTQRSVERRPRSEVTVSEFRNHYLLEGIPLVISDALQDWPLFNMSREQSLSHFAELQGITRHGDYVKKTFSTDRDFRSTSMADFIASLEKPASKSTDGQPPAYMGNNILPAQLLAQIDYPPYFERSLYVAPRIWIGPKGTLTPLHRDDTDNLFAQVWGQKSFILAAPHHRPALGTWSTSPKGGLDGCDFNPDAPDYQRFPAAKDVTFMRIVLQAGDLLFLPEGWFHQVESVTTSLSVNFWVNSGRGW